From one Trueperella pyogenes genomic stretch:
- the dtd gene encoding D-aminoacyl-tRNA deacylase, with the protein MRVVIQRVKRASVTVDGQVVGEIGAGLCVLVGITHTDGRAEIDKIARKIAQLKVLRAANGDDEARRCAEEARAPVLLVSQFTLYADVRKGRKPSWSHAASSEVAEPIFAALVQAVRGYGLDVHTGVFGAMMDVELVNDGPFTIVAEV; encoded by the coding sequence ATGCGCGTTGTTATCCAGCGCGTCAAGCGCGCATCCGTGACGGTAGACGGGCAGGTCGTGGGCGAGATCGGCGCGGGTTTGTGCGTGCTTGTGGGCATCACCCATACCGACGGCCGCGCCGAGATCGACAAGATCGCTCGGAAGATCGCCCAGCTCAAGGTGTTGCGGGCGGCCAACGGCGACGACGAGGCCCGGCGTTGCGCCGAAGAGGCCAGGGCGCCGGTCCTGCTCGTGTCGCAATTTACTCTGTACGCGGATGTGCGAAAGGGGCGCAAACCGAGCTGGTCGCATGCAGCCAGCTCGGAGGTGGCCGAACCGATTTTTGCCGCACTGGTACAGGCCGTGCGGGGGTATGGGCTCGACGTCCATACGGGTGTTTTTGGTGCAATGATGGATGTGGAGTTGGTCAACGACGGGCCATTCACGATCGTCGCCGAGGTCTAG
- a CDS encoding DUF2516 family protein, which yields MGQINFLFSFLIYTLLPLALTGVFVWSFLDAVSRPADQFALASQSKNFWLILLGGGGLAYFAIHVLHVYFPMSGFVSLALLIGAVYYLGPERAKMGPRWRGNGGRRGSW from the coding sequence ATGGGGCAGATTAACTTTTTGTTTTCGTTCCTTATTTATACGCTGCTGCCGCTGGCGTTGACGGGTGTGTTCGTGTGGAGTTTTCTCGATGCCGTATCTCGCCCGGCTGATCAGTTTGCCCTGGCGTCGCAGTCGAAGAATTTCTGGTTGATCCTGCTGGGCGGCGGCGGCCTGGCCTATTTCGCTATCCATGTGCTGCACGTGTACTTCCCCATGTCTGGCTTCGTCTCGCTGGCGCTGCTCATCGGTGCTGTGTACTACCTGGGCCCGGAACGCGCCAAGATGGGGCCACGCTGGCGGGGCAATGGCGGACGGCGAGGATCCTGGTAA
- the ygfZ gene encoding CAF17-like 4Fe-4S cluster assembly/insertion protein YgfZ, whose translation MKSAEFPGAVVDEGHGVPAHYGNPFAEEQKLVAGRAFTDLSFMEVVTVGGPDRAAWLHSLTTCDFLNLPTGESSEVLLLDPNGHIQTAAGVVDDGERTWFLLDRGQAQPFADFLDSMVFRMRVEIARPEAQVFGLFVPDGVPAAISALADVVWLDPWPRTAPGGAHYGVVDADHPARSSARALAVVRPGQPVIETFLAEGFEPAGLQAWEAKRVTDWRPRPNTEVVERALPHELDWLRTAVHLNKGCYRGQETVAKLVNLGKPPRRLTYLYLEGPEGDLPAAGSEVRLGEKVVGQVTSVARDYEAGPVALALVKRNTATDAELNVGDFIAAQVPIVAREGKSSASPSQRPGAGLRPRRG comes from the coding sequence ATGAAGTCTGCCGAGTTCCCCGGCGCCGTCGTCGACGAGGGTCACGGCGTCCCAGCCCACTACGGGAATCCCTTCGCGGAGGAGCAAAAGCTTGTCGCGGGCCGTGCTTTCACCGATCTCAGCTTTATGGAGGTCGTCACGGTGGGCGGGCCGGACCGCGCGGCGTGGCTGCACAGCCTCACTACCTGCGACTTCCTCAACTTGCCCACGGGCGAGAGCTCGGAAGTGCTCCTCCTGGACCCCAACGGTCACATCCAGACTGCCGCCGGCGTCGTCGACGACGGCGAACGCACGTGGTTCCTGCTCGATCGCGGCCAGGCCCAGCCCTTCGCCGACTTCCTCGACTCCATGGTCTTCCGGATGCGCGTGGAGATCGCCCGCCCGGAGGCCCAGGTGTTCGGCCTTTTTGTTCCCGACGGCGTCCCCGCGGCTATCAGCGCCCTCGCCGACGTCGTGTGGCTCGATCCCTGGCCGCGCACGGCGCCGGGCGGTGCGCACTACGGCGTCGTCGACGCCGACCACCCGGCGCGCTCGTCGGCCCGGGCGCTCGCCGTGGTGCGGCCGGGCCAGCCTGTGATTGAGACGTTTTTGGCGGAGGGCTTCGAGCCCGCCGGCTTGCAGGCCTGGGAGGCTAAACGCGTGACGGATTGGCGGCCGCGTCCGAACACGGAGGTGGTGGAACGGGCGCTCCCGCACGAGCTGGACTGGTTGCGCACGGCCGTCCACCTGAATAAAGGCTGCTACCGTGGGCAGGAGACGGTGGCAAAGCTAGTCAATCTTGGCAAGCCCCCGCGGCGGTTGACGTACCTCTACCTGGAAGGCCCGGAGGGCGATTTACCGGCGGCCGGCAGCGAAGTGCGGTTGGGGGAGAAGGTCGTGGGCCAAGTGACGTCCGTTGCACGGGATTACGAGGCCGGGCCAGTGGCTCTGGCGTTGGTCAAACGGAATACGGCTACCGACGCCGAGTTGAACGTCGGTGATTTCATCGCCGCCCAAGTGCCGATTGTGGCGCGCGAGGGGAAGTCGTCGGCGTCGCCGAGCCAGCGCCCAGGTGCCGGCCTGCGTCCGCGCCGGGGTTAG
- a CDS encoding FABP family protein, translating into MTFRLPENLAPENYPLGWLIDSWHGGGVMEYDNIDATAYLHEVRVDAVDGGPYVHFSSRIWLAKEPASEVDKEAPGQWTYDHLTKDVLWSSQVGYLRVNPEAAKRTDGSSELEATVATPMGISQLWVGLINGPRLQLVTDAIIRSGSAADFQAAKFIGGNVASDFFYAYDMEAFGYDMRTYLAGRLSRQHDDSVDAPADTAAN; encoded by the coding sequence ATGACTTTCCGACTCCCTGAGAATTTGGCCCCGGAGAACTATCCGCTGGGCTGGCTGATTGACTCGTGGCACGGCGGCGGCGTCATGGAGTATGACAACATTGACGCGACAGCCTACCTGCACGAGGTGCGTGTGGACGCCGTCGACGGCGGCCCGTACGTACACTTTAGCTCGCGAATTTGGCTCGCCAAGGAGCCCGCTTCCGAGGTGGACAAGGAGGCCCCTGGGCAGTGGACCTACGATCACCTGACGAAGGACGTCCTGTGGTCGTCACAGGTCGGCTATCTGCGTGTGAACCCCGAGGCTGCCAAGCGCACGGACGGATCCTCGGAGCTTGAGGCGACTGTTGCCACCCCGATGGGCATTTCCCAGCTGTGGGTGGGCCTCATCAATGGCCCGCGCCTGCAACTCGTCACCGACGCCATCATCCGCTCCGGTTCCGCCGCTGATTTCCAGGCGGCCAAGTTCATCGGCGGAAACGTCGCTTCGGACTTCTTCTATGCGTACGACATGGAAGCCTTCGGCTACGACATGCGCACTTACCTCGCGGGCAGGCTGTCACGTCAGCACGACGATTCGGTGGATGCCCCTGCCGATACGGCCGCCAACTAA
- a CDS encoding bifunctional metallophosphatase/5'-nucleotidase — translation MRIFKLAMAVVGACAVVASPLVANAAPTPPDAAKSSDIAQLDLYTLTDVHGHIELVVDKKKNTPQEAGLEKVGCFLDDVRAKKPDSSFTLLGDNIGASPFTSGSLKDNPTIEALNVLKPVASTIGNHELDLGQEVFKQRVDGSNKKEYAQVTFPYLGANVDGLGQWTNDAGATVPYLGDYKVWTAPESKVKVAFIGAIAEDVPYKLSPDATKGMKFHNPIEKINTLAAKIKSEGIAEVVVAMLDDDVKNNFPLMGQHVDAIMGGDTHVPYEFDAVDSKVKLTNAANPLLAGVASGSYTDNMGLISISYDKAAKKVVKADAKLIGAPVMAACDSAKSESAKAIKTIVDKAVQDSKVAGAKPIVEGVKAEFRRGVFAASAGENPDKGSNRGIESSLGDLVADAMRAQVVTHDGKPADIGVINAGGMREDLIPVNGKITYADTFAVMPFSNEIGYVTITGANFVKALEQQWKTNLNSQNSRPMLKLGLSSNVRYTYDPTKPFGQRITSVMINDAPIDMDKKYVVGSVTFLLAGGDSFDALTTGGPAVTSGNLDRDKFNDYLKSLKPEDLKPRAAKSSIGITLDRNEVKNGESVKVSLRGLSFSEGPSITQKVTVSAGETSATAAVNNSLVEPNANNEKSIITTDGAGMATVEVPVKATCPAAGGPVRVPISVATDFATVVTANQGVNVKVNCDPVATGHDSQATAKADEAAPTSVKPTTAATQVSTSGQRLAHTGASVIALTIGGIALLILGGGVAIAARRRH, via the coding sequence ATGAGAATATTCAAACTAGCTATGGCCGTCGTCGGGGCGTGCGCGGTTGTGGCTTCCCCGCTTGTGGCGAACGCGGCGCCAACCCCGCCTGATGCTGCCAAGTCTAGCGATATCGCGCAGCTTGACCTCTACACGCTCACAGACGTTCACGGTCACATCGAGCTCGTCGTTGACAAAAAGAAGAATACCCCTCAGGAAGCCGGCTTGGAAAAAGTCGGCTGTTTTCTTGATGACGTGCGCGCAAAGAAACCCGATTCGTCCTTCACCCTCCTGGGCGACAACATCGGCGCTTCGCCTTTCACGTCCGGTTCATTAAAGGACAATCCGACCATCGAGGCGCTCAACGTCCTCAAGCCCGTCGCTTCCACGATTGGCAACCACGAATTGGATTTGGGGCAAGAGGTCTTTAAGCAGCGGGTGGACGGTTCAAACAAGAAAGAGTACGCGCAGGTCACTTTCCCTTACCTGGGCGCGAACGTGGACGGGCTTGGCCAGTGGACTAACGACGCCGGTGCTACCGTCCCCTACCTGGGTGACTACAAGGTGTGGACGGCACCCGAATCGAAGGTGAAGGTGGCTTTCATCGGTGCCATCGCCGAGGATGTGCCGTACAAGCTGAGCCCGGATGCCACCAAGGGCATGAAGTTCCACAATCCCATTGAGAAGATCAACACGCTGGCGGCGAAGATTAAGTCGGAGGGGATCGCAGAGGTCGTCGTGGCAATGCTTGACGATGACGTGAAGAATAATTTCCCGCTGATGGGTCAGCACGTTGATGCCATCATGGGTGGGGACACGCACGTGCCCTACGAGTTCGATGCGGTGGATTCAAAGGTTAAGCTGACTAATGCGGCCAACCCACTTCTTGCAGGTGTGGCCTCCGGTTCCTATACCGACAACATGGGCTTGATTTCCATCAGCTACGATAAGGCCGCCAAGAAGGTGGTCAAGGCTGACGCGAAGCTGATCGGCGCCCCGGTCATGGCTGCGTGCGATTCGGCTAAGTCCGAGTCGGCCAAGGCGATCAAGACGATCGTGGATAAAGCGGTGCAGGATTCTAAAGTGGCAGGCGCAAAGCCGATTGTCGAGGGCGTCAAGGCAGAGTTTCGTCGCGGCGTATTTGCCGCTTCCGCAGGGGAAAATCCAGATAAAGGGTCAAACCGTGGCATTGAATCTTCGCTCGGGGATCTCGTGGCTGATGCTATGCGCGCTCAGGTGGTGACTCACGACGGTAAGCCTGCCGATATCGGCGTCATCAATGCAGGCGGTATGCGCGAGGATCTCATCCCCGTCAACGGCAAGATCACCTATGCGGACACGTTCGCCGTTATGCCGTTCTCGAACGAGATTGGCTACGTGACGATCACCGGAGCCAACTTCGTCAAGGCGCTCGAACAGCAATGGAAGACGAACCTGAATTCGCAAAATTCGCGTCCCATGCTCAAGCTTGGACTGTCGTCAAACGTGCGCTACACCTATGATCCGACCAAGCCTTTTGGGCAGCGCATTACGTCTGTAATGATTAACGACGCACCAATTGATATGGACAAGAAGTACGTTGTTGGTTCGGTGACCTTCCTGCTAGCCGGCGGCGATTCTTTCGACGCGCTCACTACCGGCGGCCCAGCGGTCACCAGCGGCAACCTTGACCGAGACAAGTTCAACGATTATCTCAAGTCGCTTAAGCCGGAAGATCTCAAGCCGCGGGCGGCCAAGTCCTCCATCGGCATCACGTTGGATCGGAACGAAGTCAAGAACGGCGAATCCGTCAAGGTATCACTGCGCGGCTTGTCTTTCTCGGAAGGTCCCTCTATCACCCAAAAGGTCACGGTCAGTGCTGGCGAAACGTCTGCAACTGCTGCTGTGAATAACTCTTTGGTTGAGCCCAACGCCAATAATGAAAAGTCGATCATCACGACCGATGGCGCCGGAATGGCCACGGTTGAGGTGCCGGTAAAGGCGACCTGCCCGGCAGCAGGTGGCCCAGTGCGCGTGCCGATCAGCGTGGCTACCGACTTTGCGACGGTCGTGACAGCCAATCAAGGCGTGAATGTCAAAGTCAATTGCGACCCGGTGGCAACCGGCCATGACAGCCAAGCCACGGCCAAGGCCGATGAAGCCGCGCCGACCAGTGTCAAGCCGACGACGGCGGCTACGCAGGTGTCCACAAGCGGACAACGGTTGGCACACACGGGCGCGAGTGTGATCGCGCTGACGATCGGTGGTATCGCTCTGCTGATCCTCGGTGGCGGCGTCGCGATCGCAGCGCGCAGGCGGCACTAG